One Persicobacter psychrovividus DNA window includes the following coding sequences:
- a CDS encoding metal-dependent hydrolase — protein sequence MKVTYYGHATVYMEVAGKRLLFDPFISGNELAKDIDLEAIKVDYLLLSHAHQDHILDTEAIFKNNPDLTLISNFEIINYFNEKGIENALPMNLGGKIQIDDLEIKMTIAHHTSSFPDGSYGGNPAGFVVKAQEGTFYFAGDTALTNDMKLIADEYKIDFSILPIGDHFTMGIDDALRSADFVQCDRIVAMHYDTFPPIKVNQEECLQKAEKANKELIFIEIGKSVNL from the coding sequence ATGAAAGTCACTTATTATGGACATGCTACTGTTTACATGGAAGTAGCAGGAAAGAGATTACTTTTCGACCCTTTCATTTCAGGAAATGAATTGGCCAAAGATATTGACCTGGAGGCGATCAAAGTAGATTATCTGTTACTGTCTCATGCCCATCAGGATCATATCCTCGACACCGAAGCCATTTTCAAAAACAATCCCGACCTGACCCTGATCAGCAACTTTGAAATCATCAACTATTTCAATGAAAAAGGGATCGAAAATGCCCTGCCGATGAATCTGGGCGGCAAGATACAAATCGATGATCTGGAAATTAAAATGACCATCGCCCACCACACCAGCTCCTTCCCTGATGGCAGCTATGGTGGCAACCCTGCAGGCTTTGTAGTTAAAGCGCAGGAGGGCACGTTCTACTTTGCGGGTGATACCGCACTTACTAATGACATGAAGCTTATTGCTGATGAGTACAAGATCGACTTCAGCATTCTGCCTATTGGCGACCACTTTACCATGGGCATTGACGATGCCCTGAGAAGCGCCGACTTTGTGCAGTGCGACCGCATTGTTGCGATGCACTACGACACCTTCCCCCCGATAAAAGTCAATCAGGAGGAGTGCCTGCAGAAGGCAGAAAAAGCCAACAAAGAATTGATCTTCATCGAAATCGGAAAAAGCGTTAATCTTTAA
- a CDS encoding magnesium chelatase, which yields MPTIHDCTTFGALKASNYQPKSIKEELRSNLIKALQNNTNPFQGIHGYEETVIPALQRAILAGHNINLLGLRGQAKTRIARLLTQLLDEYIPYIQGSEINDDPFAPLSHFGRSQVEQLGDDCPIAWKHRDERYVEKLATPDVSIADLIGDIDPIKAAAQKLSYADERVIHFGLIPRANRSIFVINELPDLQARIQVSLFNILQEGDLQIRGFNLRLPLDLQFVFTANPEDYTNRGSIVTPLKDRIESQIITHYPMDIETGKTITKQEAKVPEQLKESIIIPDLLLSLIEQVAVEARNSEYIDVKSGVSARLTISALETLYATAERRMLLNGEKQSQARLADFLQIIPAITGKVELVYEGEQEGAAAVAATLMEKAVRSTFAELYPSPEKVRKQTDNPYLQVAQYFEKGNVIDLLSESTDKAFEAALKNIPPLEALIKKHQPDLSGEEHLTHKEFLLHGLSAYSLISKKPLGKGHQFSDLLSGMLNMDQPFGDEE from the coding sequence ATGCCAACGATCCACGACTGCACCACCTTCGGCGCACTGAAAGCCTCCAACTATCAGCCGAAAAGCATCAAAGAGGAGCTGCGAAGCAACCTCATCAAAGCCCTGCAAAATAACACCAACCCCTTTCAGGGCATTCACGGTTATGAAGAAACGGTCATTCCAGCACTTCAGCGGGCAATTCTCGCTGGGCACAACATCAACCTGCTGGGCTTGCGAGGACAGGCAAAAACACGGATAGCCCGCTTACTCACCCAGCTGCTGGACGAATATATTCCCTACATTCAGGGATCAGAAATCAATGACGATCCCTTTGCGCCACTATCACATTTTGGAAGAAGCCAGGTGGAACAACTCGGAGACGATTGCCCGATCGCATGGAAACACCGAGACGAGCGCTATGTGGAAAAATTAGCCACTCCCGATGTATCCATTGCCGACCTGATCGGGGATATTGACCCCATCAAGGCGGCCGCCCAGAAACTTTCCTATGCCGACGAGCGCGTGATTCATTTCGGACTGATCCCCCGCGCCAACCGAAGCATTTTTGTGATCAATGAACTACCCGACCTGCAGGCAAGAATTCAGGTTTCCCTTTTCAATATTTTGCAGGAAGGCGACCTGCAGATTCGCGGCTTTAATTTGCGGCTGCCCCTGGACTTACAATTTGTTTTCACGGCCAATCCCGAGGATTACACCAACCGAGGCAGTATCGTTACCCCACTGAAAGACCGTATCGAGAGCCAGATCATTACTCATTACCCTATGGATATTGAGACAGGAAAAACCATCACCAAACAGGAAGCCAAAGTGCCTGAGCAACTCAAAGAAAGCATCATCATCCCCGACCTCTTGCTTAGCCTGATTGAACAAGTGGCCGTAGAAGCCCGAAATTCCGAATACATCGATGTCAAAAGCGGGGTATCGGCACGCCTGACCATCTCCGCCCTCGAAACCCTTTATGCCACTGCCGAGCGAAGGATGCTCCTCAATGGCGAAAAACAAAGCCAGGCACGCCTTGCGGATTTCCTTCAGATCATTCCCGCCATCACAGGAAAAGTGGAACTGGTGTATGAAGGAGAGCAAGAAGGTGCCGCCGCCGTTGCTGCCACGCTCATGGAAAAAGCCGTGCGCTCCACCTTTGCCGAGCTTTACCCCTCGCCAGAAAAAGTACGCAAACAAACCGATAACCCCTACCTGCAAGTAGCGCAGTATTTCGAAAAAGGGAACGTCATTGATCTGCTGTCTGAATCCACTGATAAAGCCTTTGAAGCCGCACTGAAGAACATCCCGCCCCTTGAGGCGCTGATCAAGAAACACCAGCCCGACCTCTCCGGCGAAGAACACCTCACACACAAGGAGTTCCTGCTCCACGGGCTGTCGGCTTACAGCCTGATCAGTAAAAAACCCCTCGGCAAAGGGCACCAATTTTCAGATCTGCTCTCGGGCATGTTAAATATGGATCAGCCATTTGGCGATGAGGAATAA
- a CDS encoding vWA domain-containing protein, producing MLGYRFQHLNPEEQSEKTPFEKMLDIFMQLITITSGDVGETMKWMNELDRQYKLTNEDYGMGDFYQELKDRGYIKENPQDQSIEVTAKAESQIRKSALEEIFGKLKKSHRGQHHTPFTGPQGDELSADRRPWQFGDSMGQIAMTDSLRNAQINHGINAFHLQEQDLEVVEKEFKTQTSTVLMIDISHSMILYGEDRITPAKKVAMALAELITKKYPKDTLDILVFGNDAWQIAIKDLPYLKVGPYHTNTVAGLELAMDLLRRRKNTNKQIFMITDGKPSCLKEPRGYYKNSFGLDRKIVNKCLNLATQARKLKIPITTFMIASDPYLQQFVREFTEANQGNAYFSGLQGLGDMVFEDFKKNRRKNL from the coding sequence ATGTTAGGCTACCGATTCCAACACCTTAACCCTGAGGAACAATCCGAGAAAACGCCTTTTGAGAAGATGCTCGACATTTTCATGCAGTTAATCACCATCACCTCTGGCGATGTGGGTGAAACCATGAAATGGATGAATGAACTTGACCGCCAGTACAAACTCACCAATGAGGATTACGGCATGGGGGATTTTTATCAGGAGCTCAAAGACCGAGGGTATATCAAAGAAAACCCACAGGACCAAAGCATTGAAGTAACGGCCAAAGCGGAAAGCCAAATCCGCAAATCAGCCCTGGAGGAGATTTTCGGTAAGCTGAAAAAATCGCACCGTGGGCAACATCACACCCCCTTCACTGGCCCGCAAGGTGATGAACTCAGTGCCGACAGGCGTCCGTGGCAATTTGGCGACAGCATGGGGCAGATCGCCATGACGGACTCGCTGCGGAATGCGCAAATCAACCACGGCATCAACGCTTTTCATTTACAGGAACAGGATCTGGAGGTGGTCGAGAAGGAATTCAAAACCCAAACCTCCACCGTACTGATGATCGACATCAGCCACTCGATGATCCTTTATGGAGAAGACCGCATCACCCCCGCCAAGAAAGTCGCGATGGCCCTTGCTGAACTGATCACCAAAAAATACCCCAAGGACACCCTCGACATTCTGGTTTTTGGGAACGATGCCTGGCAGATCGCCATTAAGGATTTGCCCTACCTGAAAGTCGGCCCCTACCACACCAATACCGTGGCAGGGCTGGAATTGGCCATGGATCTGCTGCGTCGGCGGAAAAACACCAACAAACAGATATTCATGATCACCGATGGTAAACCTTCCTGCTTAAAAGAACCTCGGGGGTATTACAAAAACAGCTTTGGCCTCGACCGAAAGATTGTCAATAAATGCCTGAACCTCGCCACACAGGCAAGGAAGCTGAAAATCCCGATCACCACTTTCATGATCGCCTCCGACCCTTACCTGCAACAGTTCGTCAGGGAATTTACGGAAGCGAATCAGGGCAATGCCTATTTCTCTGGACTGCAAGGCCTGGGCGACATGGTCTTTGAGGATTTCAAGAAAAATCGTCGAAAAAACCTTTAA
- a CDS encoding formate/nitrite transporter family protein has protein sequence MGRGIFKSRDPEKNNVDKATLDKPKQFKQILDEQIEAGMHEFNRSNTGLFFSAFSAGLEIGFSFLFMCIIYSLFLEDVSMAQQRFYLAMCYPLGFIFVIIGRSELFTEHTAMAILPLLKKIVTIKELLVLWGIVYAGNLLGGYLFSFLITSLGPKIGFTDYRAFEYIAVHLVDYSWDVIFESAIFAGWMMGLLGWLVTSSQETISRIVVVIMVTAIIGMGGFHHCIVGSVEVFSGFLVSPKVTFMDYLKFQAWATLGNALGGSIFVAVLKFSHVRLK, from the coding sequence ATGGGCAGAGGAATTTTCAAATCAAGAGATCCTGAGAAAAATAATGTGGACAAGGCGACTTTAGACAAGCCGAAACAGTTCAAGCAAATTCTCGATGAGCAAATTGAGGCAGGGATGCACGAGTTCAACCGCTCGAATACGGGCTTGTTTTTTTCGGCATTTTCGGCAGGGCTTGAAATCGGGTTCAGTTTTTTGTTCATGTGTATCATCTATTCATTATTTCTGGAAGATGTCAGCATGGCGCAACAGCGATTTTATCTGGCGATGTGTTATCCCTTGGGTTTTATCTTTGTGATCATCGGCCGTTCGGAATTGTTTACCGAGCATACGGCCATGGCGATTCTGCCTTTGCTGAAGAAAATTGTGACGATAAAAGAGCTCCTGGTGCTGTGGGGGATTGTTTACGCTGGTAATTTGCTTGGCGGTTATCTTTTCAGCTTTCTGATCACCTCTCTCGGGCCTAAAATTGGTTTTACCGATTACCGCGCATTCGAGTACATTGCCGTGCACCTTGTCGATTATTCCTGGGACGTAATTTTTGAAAGTGCCATTTTTGCAGGCTGGATGATGGGCTTGCTCGGTTGGCTGGTGACGTCCTCACAAGAGACCATCAGCCGAATTGTTGTCGTGATTATGGTAACGGCCATTATTGGTATGGGCGGTTTTCACCACTGTATTGTGGGTAGCGTGGAGGTGTTCTCGGGTTTCCTTGTAAGTCCTAAGGTAACGTTTATGGATTACCTGAAATTTCAGGCATGGGCAACGCTGGGTAATGCCCTCGGCGGTTCTATATTCGTGGCCGTGCTCAAGTTCAGTCATGTACGCCTGAAGTAA
- the thrS gene encoding threonine--tRNA ligase has translation MSEQIKITLPDGSVREYDKGITSHGVALSISEGLARNVLSAKVNGEVWDATREIKEDSEVQLLTWNDEEGKHTFWHSSAHLMAEALQILYPHTKFGIGPSIDNGFYYDVDFGDQDFGDQDLERIEKKMLELAKQKQTFDRKEVSKADAISYFTEKDDEYKLELIDGLEDGQITFYTSGEFTDLCRGPHIPHTGSIKAIKLLSVAGAYWRGDEKRKQLTRIYGVTFPKAKELKEHLAMLEEAKKRDHRKLGKELELFTFSEKVGQGLPLWLPKGALLRERLENFLKKAQKRAGYLPVVTPHIGNKNLYLTSGHYEKYGEDSFQPIQTPSEGEEFLLKPMNCPHHCEIYRARPRSYKELPYRLAEFGTVYRYEQSGELHGLTRVRSFTQDDAHIFCRPDQVKEEFKKVIDLVLYVFNALGFDNYTAQVSLRDPENKTKYIGSDEDWALAEASIQEAADEKGLNTVVETGEAAFYGPKLDFMVKDALGRSWQLGTIQVDYQLPQRFELEYTGSDNQKHRPVMIHRAPFGSMERFTAVLIEHCAGRFPLWLAPEQIAVLPISEKYADYAEKVYNAFQLADINGFVDHRDEKIGRKIRDAEVTKIPYMIIAGEKEAAEGKVSLRKHGEGDIGTFTIEEALKYMQDKIESSVTGG, from the coding sequence ATGTCTGAGCAAATTAAAATTACGCTTCCTGACGGTTCAGTTAGGGAGTACGACAAAGGAATCACCTCGCACGGGGTGGCGTTGAGCATCTCTGAAGGCTTGGCGAGAAATGTATTGTCTGCCAAAGTGAATGGCGAAGTGTGGGATGCTACCCGCGAGATCAAGGAAGATTCAGAAGTTCAGCTTTTGACTTGGAATGACGAGGAAGGAAAGCACACTTTCTGGCACTCTTCGGCCCACCTGATGGCTGAGGCTTTGCAGATTCTTTACCCGCACACCAAATTCGGTATCGGTCCTTCGATTGACAATGGTTTCTACTATGATGTAGATTTCGGCGATCAGGATTTCGGTGATCAGGATTTGGAACGCATCGAGAAAAAGATGTTGGAGTTGGCGAAGCAAAAACAGACGTTCGACCGCAAGGAAGTTTCCAAAGCGGATGCGATTTCTTACTTCACGGAAAAAGATGACGAGTACAAGCTGGAATTGATTGACGGTTTGGAAGATGGTCAGATCACTTTCTATACTTCAGGTGAATTCACCGACCTTTGTCGTGGGCCACACATACCTCACACCGGTTCTATCAAAGCGATCAAATTGTTGAGCGTGGCGGGTGCTTACTGGAGAGGTGATGAAAAACGTAAGCAATTGACTCGAATTTACGGGGTAACTTTCCCTAAAGCCAAAGAATTGAAAGAGCACTTGGCGATGTTGGAAGAGGCTAAAAAGCGCGACCACCGTAAATTGGGTAAAGAGTTGGAGTTGTTTACTTTCTCTGAAAAAGTAGGTCAGGGATTGCCATTGTGGTTGCCGAAAGGTGCGTTGCTGCGTGAGCGTTTGGAGAATTTCTTGAAGAAAGCCCAAAAGCGTGCAGGTTATTTGCCTGTAGTTACGCCACACATCGGTAACAAAAATCTTTATTTGACTTCTGGTCACTACGAGAAATACGGTGAGGATTCATTCCAACCGATTCAGACGCCTTCTGAAGGTGAGGAATTCTTGTTGAAGCCAATGAACTGCCCTCACCACTGTGAGATCTACCGTGCACGTCCGCGTTCCTACAAAGAATTGCCTTACCGTCTTGCCGAGTTCGGTACCGTTTACCGTTACGAGCAGTCTGGTGAGTTGCATGGCCTGACACGTGTCCGCAGCTTTACGCAGGATGATGCCCATATCTTCTGTCGTCCTGATCAGGTAAAAGAAGAGTTCAAAAAGGTAATCGACTTGGTGTTGTATGTTTTCAATGCTTTGGGCTTTGATAACTACACTGCGCAGGTTTCTTTGCGTGATCCTGAAAATAAAACAAAATATATCGGTTCTGATGAAGACTGGGCTTTGGCTGAGGCTTCCATTCAGGAGGCTGCTGATGAAAAAGGCCTGAACACCGTAGTGGAAACTGGCGAAGCGGCTTTCTATGGTCCTAAATTGGACTTTATGGTAAAAGATGCTTTGGGTCGTTCTTGGCAGTTGGGAACCATTCAGGTGGATTATCAGTTGCCTCAGCGCTTCGAATTGGAGTACACTGGTTCTGATAACCAAAAGCACCGTCCAGTAATGATTCACCGTGCGCCTTTCGGTTCTATGGAGCGTTTTACGGCAGTATTGATCGAGCATTGCGCAGGTAGATTCCCGTTGTGGTTGGCGCCAGAGCAAATTGCAGTCTTGCCAATCTCTGAGAAATATGCGGATTACGCGGAGAAGGTTTACAATGCGTTCCAGTTAGCGGATATCAATGGTTTTGTGGATCACCGTGATGAGAAGATCGGTCGTAAAATCCGTGATGCTGAGGTGACAAAAATTCCTTATATGATTATCGCTGGTGAGAAAGAAGCTGCTGAAGGCAAAGTTTCCTTGCGTAAACATGGCGAAGGAGATATCGGAACATTTACAATTGAAGAAGCATTGAAATACATGCAAGATAAAATTGAAAGCAGTGTTACTGGAGGCTAA
- the infC gene encoding translation initiation factor IF-3, with amino-acid sequence MVRQEEPYRVNEKITAREIRVVGENVEVGVYSTRDALKMAKEQGLDLVEISPKADPPVCRIIDYSKFKYEQKKKQKEIKAKAQKTVLKEIRFGPNTDEHDFQFKLKHAEKFLEEGAKVKAYVHFVGRTIVFKDRGEVLLLKFAQALAELAKVDQLPKLEGKRMTIMLSPKKKAAK; translated from the coding sequence ATGGTGAGGCAAGAAGAGCCTTATCGCGTTAATGAAAAAATTACCGCACGTGAAATCCGTGTAGTAGGGGAAAATGTTGAAGTAGGTGTCTACTCAACACGTGATGCCCTAAAAATGGCCAAAGAGCAAGGTTTGGACTTAGTAGAGATTTCTCCAAAGGCCGATCCTCCTGTTTGTCGTATCATTGACTATTCGAAGTTCAAATACGAGCAAAAGAAAAAGCAAAAGGAAATTAAGGCGAAGGCTCAGAAAACGGTGTTGAAAGAGATTCGTTTCGGTCCTAATACTGATGAGCACGATTTTCAATTTAAATTGAAGCATGCTGAGAAGTTCTTGGAAGAAGGTGCGAAAGTGAAAGCTTACGTGCATTTCGTAGGTCGTACGATTGTCTTCAAGGATCGCGGTGAGGTATTGTTGCTTAAATTCGCTCAGGCTTTAGCTGAATTGGCGAAAGTTGACCAATTGCCAAAATTGGAAGGAAAGCGTATGACCATCATGCTTTCTCCTAAGAAAAAAGCGGCAAAGTAA
- the rpmI gene encoding 50S ribosomal protein L35, which produces MPKVKTKSSAKKRFKLTGTGKIKRKHAFKSHILTKKTKKQKRNLTHAGLVDKADLSNIKAQLHI; this is translated from the coding sequence ATGCCTAAGGTAAAAACCAAATCAAGTGCTAAGAAACGTTTTAAGTTGACTGGTACTGGAAAAATCAAAAGAAAGCACGCTTTCAAAAGTCACATTTTGACTAAAAAAACAAAGAAGCAAAAGCGTAATTTGACGCACGCAGGTTTAGTTGATAAAGCTGACTTGTCGAACATCAAAGCACAGCTTCACATCTAA
- the rplT gene encoding 50S ribosomal protein L20, with protein sequence MPRSVNHVASRTRRKRVLKLAKGYFGRRKNVWTVAKNAVEKGLGYAYRDRKVKKRDFRSLWIQRINAGARQEGMSYSALMGALKKNNIELNRKVLADLAMNHPEAFKAIVAKVK encoded by the coding sequence ATGCCAAGAAGTGTAAATCACGTAGCGTCAAGAACGCGTCGTAAAAGAGTTCTTAAATTAGCCAAAGGTTATTTTGGCCGTCGTAAAAATGTTTGGACAGTAGCTAAGAACGCCGTTGAAAAAGGTTTGGGATATGCTTACCGTGACCGTAAGGTTAAGAAGCGTGACTTCCGTTCACTTTGGATCCAGCGTATCAACGCAGGTGCTCGCCAAGAAGGTATGTCTTACTCTGCCTTGATGGGTGCATTGAAAAAGAACAACATTGAGCTAAACCGTAAGGTATTGGCTGATTTAGCGATGAATCATCCTGAGGCTTTCAAAGCAATCGTTGCGAAAGTAAAATAA